In Methanobacterium petrolearium, one genomic interval encodes:
- the dapB gene encoding 4-hydroxy-tetrahydrodipicolinate reductase, producing MIDVAVTGAGGRMGSMIINTILQQDDMQIVAAIEAPNTPLEGKDVGEVMGIGPINVPIVGAERLSQVLETKKPDVLVDFTIANAAVGTIKTTAESGVNLVVGTTGFSDEQMAENQKSVEANQVGAVISPNMAVGVNVFFKVVEELASILTDYDVEIIEAHHKHKKDAPSGTAVKAAELIAEALNRKMDEVGVYGRHGMVGERTAEEIGVHAVRGGDIVGDHTVLFAGDGERLEIIHRANSRQAFVNGVIKAIRYVVNADKGKISGMDDVLGI from the coding sequence ATGATAGATGTGGCAGTAACCGGGGCTGGTGGAAGAATGGGGTCCATGATCATCAACACCATCCTCCAACAGGATGACATGCAAATTGTAGCAGCCATAGAAGCCCCCAACACTCCCCTGGAAGGAAAAGATGTGGGTGAAGTCATGGGAATCGGACCCATAAACGTGCCTATAGTCGGGGCAGAAAGACTTTCTCAGGTTTTAGAAACTAAAAAACCTGACGTTCTGGTCGATTTCACCATTGCAAACGCAGCAGTCGGTACTATTAAAACAACAGCAGAGTCTGGTGTCAACCTGGTGGTGGGAACCACTGGTTTTTCTGATGAACAGATGGCAGAAAACCAGAAATCTGTGGAGGCAAATCAGGTGGGGGCAGTGATTTCCCCTAACATGGCAGTGGGAGTTAATGTCTTTTTCAAGGTGGTAGAGGAACTGGCAAGTATTTTAACAGATTATGATGTGGAAATTATAGAAGCCCATCACAAACACAAAAAAGACGCACCTTCTGGCACCGCTGTAAAAGCAGCCGAACTCATAGCAGAAGCTTTAAACCGTAAAATGGATGAAGTTGGAGTTTATGGAAGACATGGAATGGTAGGTGAACGTACAGCTGAAGAAATAGGAGTCCATGCTGTTCGTGGAGGAGACATCGTAGGAGACCATACTGTGCTATTTGCAGGAGATGGTGAACGACTTGAAATCATCCACCGTGCAAACAGTAGACAGGCCTTTGTCAATGGAGTGATTAAAGCCATTCGTTACGTGGTAAATGCTGATAAGGGTAAAATAAGTGGCATGGATGATGTCTTAGGAATATAA
- the asd gene encoding aspartate-semialdehyde dehydrogenase, giving the protein MVNVGILGATGMVGQRFIQLLENHPKFEITALTASQRSAGKKYQDAVTWHMDTPIPEAVEDTVVVDTDPSQVKDVEIVFSALPASNAAIVEPKFAEAGMKVASNASAMRMEPDVPLVIPEVNPEHLDLIEIQQKRRGWDGFIVTNPNCSTIALVLSLKPIYDQYDINRLYVSTMQAVSGAGYNGVPSMAMLDNLVPFIGEEEEKMEEETLYLLGDFDGETVEPASFGISTSCHRVPVVDGHTEAVFMEMDEDFELDSIKKSLQEFQAIPQKLDLFSAPKNPIIVREEDNRPQPRMDRMRGKGMAVTVGRLRQDQSFPRSLKYVLLGHNTIRGAAGASILNAELIAEIM; this is encoded by the coding sequence ATGGTAAATGTAGGTATTTTAGGAGCAACAGGAATGGTAGGACAACGGTTCATACAACTTCTCGAAAATCATCCTAAATTCGAGATCACAGCCCTCACAGCTTCCCAGCGTTCAGCAGGGAAAAAATATCAGGATGCAGTGACCTGGCACATGGATACTCCCATCCCTGAGGCAGTTGAGGACACTGTGGTAGTGGATACTGATCCCAGCCAGGTTAAAGATGTGGAAATCGTTTTTTCCGCCCTACCTGCAAGTAATGCGGCTATAGTCGAGCCTAAATTTGCTGAAGCAGGCATGAAAGTTGCTTCCAATGCCAGTGCCATGCGTATGGAACCTGATGTTCCCCTGGTAATTCCAGAGGTGAACCCAGAACACCTGGATCTCATTGAAATCCAGCAAAAAAGGAGAGGATGGGATGGATTCATTGTCACCAACCCTAACTGTTCCACCATAGCATTAGTACTCTCCCTGAAACCCATATACGACCAGTATGACATTAATCGTTTGTACGTATCCACCATGCAAGCTGTTTCCGGAGCAGGCTACAACGGAGTACCATCCATGGCCATGTTGGATAACTTGGTACCATTTATAGGAGAAGAGGAAGAGAAAATGGAGGAAGAAACTCTTTATCTCCTGGGTGATTTTGATGGTGAAACTGTGGAACCTGCTTCATTTGGAATCAGCACTTCCTGCCATCGAGTACCTGTGGTGGATGGACATACAGAAGCGGTTTTCATGGAGATGGATGAAGACTTTGAATTAGATAGTATCAAGAAATCTCTGCAGGAATTCCAGGCAATTCCTCAGAAATTAGATCTCTTCTCAGCACCAAAAAATCCCATCATAGTCCGGGAAGAGGATAACAGACCCCAACCCCGCATGGACCGTATGAGAGGAAAAGGAATGGCAGTTACTGTGGGTAGATTACGCCAGGATCAAAGTTTCCCTAGAAGCCTTAAATATGTACTTTTAGGTCATAACACTATTAGGGGAGCTGCAGGCGCATCTATATTGAATGCAGAACTTATTGCGGAGATAATGTAG
- the thsA gene encoding thermosome subunit alpha: MAQLGGQGQQVLILPEGTNRFLGRDAQRMNILAGKVLAETVRTTLGPKGMDKMLVDGLGDIVVTNDGVTILKEMDIEHPAAKMLVEVAKTQEDEVGDGTTTAVIIAGELLKKAENLLDQDIHPTIVAMGYRQAAEKAQEILSVIAIDAEDRDTLMKVAMTAMTGKGTEKAREPLAELVVGAVKQVEDEGEIDKDHIKIEKKDGATIDASQLVNGVIIDKEPVHPGMPKKIEDAKIALLNSAIEVKETEVDAEIRITDPAQMQAFIEQEEQMIKDMVEKIDDVGANVLFCQKGIDDLAQHYLAKAGIMAVRRIKKSDMEKLARATGATVVTNIEDLTPDDLGLAGSVAGKKISGEEMIFVEECKDPKSVTLLIRGSTEHVVDEIERAVEDAIGVVSATVEDGKVVAGGGAAEISIAKGLKEYADSISGREQLAVSAFAEALEVVPKTLAENAGLDSIDALVDLRAAHEKSLYMGLDVFKGEVTDMYRAGVIEPHRVKKQAIQSAAEAAEMILRIDDVIASTGTGKEPDMGGMEGMGGMPGGMPPMM; this comes from the coding sequence GTGGCACAATTAGGCGGACAAGGCCAACAAGTTTTAATTTTACCGGAAGGTACTAACAGATTTTTAGGACGAGACGCTCAAAGAATGAACATTTTAGCAGGAAAAGTTCTGGCAGAAACAGTAAGGACCACTTTAGGTCCTAAAGGAATGGACAAAATGCTCGTGGACGGTTTAGGAGACATAGTTGTAACCAACGACGGAGTAACCATCCTCAAAGAAATGGACATCGAACACCCTGCAGCTAAAATGCTAGTGGAAGTAGCCAAAACCCAGGAAGATGAAGTGGGAGACGGAACCACCACTGCAGTTATAATTGCAGGTGAACTCCTCAAAAAAGCAGAAAACCTGCTGGACCAGGACATCCACCCAACCATCGTGGCTATGGGATACAGACAAGCAGCTGAAAAAGCTCAGGAAATCTTAAGCGTCATAGCCATAGATGCAGAAGACAGGGACACCCTTATGAAAGTGGCAATGACAGCCATGACTGGTAAGGGAACTGAAAAAGCACGAGAACCACTGGCAGAACTGGTGGTCGGCGCAGTCAAACAGGTAGAAGATGAAGGGGAAATCGATAAAGACCACATCAAGATTGAGAAGAAAGATGGAGCAACTATCGACGCATCCCAACTCGTAAACGGAGTCATCATTGACAAAGAACCAGTACACCCTGGAATGCCCAAAAAAATAGAAGATGCAAAAATAGCTCTTTTAAACAGCGCTATAGAAGTTAAAGAAACCGAAGTAGATGCTGAAATCCGTATCACTGACCCTGCCCAGATGCAGGCCTTCATTGAACAGGAAGAACAGATGATCAAGGACATGGTGGAAAAAATCGACGATGTCGGAGCTAATGTACTATTCTGTCAGAAAGGAATCGATGACCTAGCTCAGCACTACCTGGCAAAAGCAGGAATCATGGCAGTGCGCAGAATCAAAAAATCAGACATGGAAAAATTAGCCCGAGCAACCGGTGCCACTGTGGTTACCAACATCGAAGATTTAACTCCTGATGATCTGGGATTAGCAGGATCTGTAGCTGGTAAAAAAATCTCCGGCGAAGAAATGATCTTCGTTGAAGAATGCAAAGACCCAAAATCAGTCACACTCCTAATCAGAGGCTCCACCGAACACGTGGTAGACGAAATCGAAAGAGCAGTTGAAGATGCCATCGGCGTAGTATCTGCTACAGTAGAAGATGGTAAAGTAGTCGCTGGTGGAGGAGCAGCTGAAATATCCATAGCCAAAGGATTAAAAGAATACGCTGACAGTATCAGTGGCCGTGAACAGCTAGCAGTCTCTGCATTTGCAGAAGCACTGGAAGTTGTACCAAAAACCCTGGCAGAAAACGCAGGACTGGACAGCATTGACGCCCTGGTAGATCTACGAGCAGCCCACGAAAAATCATTATACATGGGACTGGACGTATTCAAAGGTGAAGTAACCGACATGTACCGTGCCGGAGTTATTGAACCTCACAGAGTTAAAAAACAAGCAATCCAATCCGCAGCAGAAGCCGCCGAAATGATCCTAAGGATCGACGACGTCATTGCATCCACCGGTACAGGTAAAGAACCTGACATGGGTGGTATGGAAGGAATGGGCGGAATGCCTGGTGGAATGCCACCAATGATGTAA